The DNA region TGGGTTACACAGATGAGCCTTTcattctagcctctcaagctaaACAAGTATTCTATGTCACTGATCCGAcaagtacgaaatggtctatagtgcttttatctaacaaagtaattgatgaaagaattggagatcaaggtgatattgatgttgagattgaatctTTTACCATAAATGATCAAAATGAGAATGAATCATgtattagaaatgatcataatgagggtatttggatcaatccaaccgtccgcGTTGTTAAAAGAAAAGTAGAACATATTCCtaccaagaaaagaaagagacGTTACTGAAAAAGGTAATAGTATAATTATAGCCTATGTCATTCAAGAAAATTTAATTATAGCCTATGTCATTTTAtattattcaatatatatatGGATTATTGATTATggatttttatatttttcatttcatttttatatttttttctttattacaggttAAATGGCTAGTGATCAAGAAAACTCACAAGATGCAAATGCTCCTGATGATACTTCAGAAAAAGAAATTACACGAGGCATCACTATTATGAAGAGTATCATTCGTGATAGAGATAAAGCAGTAACATATAATGTAAATTGGAATGCTGATAACCAACTAATTGGGTCTAATGCTGCAAAGTTGGCAAGCTACATTGGTACACTTGTTCGTATGCACATTCCAATCACTGCTACAAGATGGAGTAATAAAGAGTTGGGTAGCGCTAAAGATAAGATTTGGACTGAGATACTGGTACAATATATGATTGTTTATATTTTCTTTATATTGACGATAATGTGTTTAAATTACTTATACTAACACACTCTATTCCAATATTTTTTCGTAGAGGTCTTTTAACATTGAAGATACAACTATCCGAAAAAAGTATATActtcaattggccggaaaaagacaCAGAGGGTGGAGAACGTTTTTAACAAACAAGTATCTTAAGGACAAAGAAAAAAAATTTGTTGAATATGATCCGGAATATCCAGTGAAGTATGCGATCTTCATTACAGAAGAAGAATGGGTTGCTTTTGTAGACCAAAGAAGAGACGAAAATTTCAAGAAAGTGAGTGCCACAAATCGCGAGAGAGCGTCAAATCCCACgtatgcatacaaaaaagggcgtTTGGGATATGCACGCTTAGAGGAAAAAATTGTAAGTATACAAAAATGCTACGATCTTATTAATTGTCTCAatgtgttataattgattatCTTATTATTTGTGTCAATGCGTAGTTAGACGAGAcgaaaagtgacgcaacatcaCTTCCGCCACATGTTTTGTGGAAAGAAGCTCGTGTGGGAAAGGATGGAACTGTTAGGGATGACGTTCAACATATTTATGATGAATGTGTAAGTAGAACATTGTGTCtttaattaaatcaaaagtttaataatatataattaatttttttatctCCACTAATAATTTCCGATATGTAAATGAATTTCAGGAGACCCTATCTCAATCGATAAGCACAGCTGAGGACCAGGAGAACAGGAGCGTACTTAGTAGAGcactaaatgttcctgagtatcCCGGTCGGGTGAGGGGTAAAGGGCATGGTTGTACTCCAACTTCCTTGTATAAGAATCCAAGGAGAAGAAATCCTagcaatcaagaagtgatggAGACGTTGCAGGCATTACAAGCGCAAGTTCTTCAATTGCAAAAGGATAATGAGAGATATAGATGTATGGAAAAGTGCAGTTCACAGTTGAAAGAAACTAGTGAGAAAGCCAGTATCAATTGTCAAAAtaaatttcccgaggtaattatatatgttattttgaaattaaaatagcacatttatgttaattgaaatatatacacattaaaagtaacatatttattattggtttagggcatttcatCTTGTCAGCTATACTTATCGTCACCGACTTATCGCctagttggcaagggaaaagtgcacaacacttcgggaGATTTACTTCACCATAGACCGCTCCCGGATGGACACCTTAAAGTATCGGTTGATGTTGTATTAGATAAGGATGCGTTGCTACCGATACCTGACATTGTTTCAGAGACAACATTGCTGCGAGATGCAATAGGATCATTTGTTGCATGGCCCTTGGATCTCATTTTCATTGATGATGAGGTATGTTGAATTCAAAAACCACTATGAATCTTTTAGTATTCAAATGTCAATTCTGAACCGTTaagttaattttttttacatGGTAATTTTAGACGCCTACAAAACCCGCATCTAAGGATAATGGGATTTTGCGGCACAACGAgtctgttgcatcacaaaaagaGGTATATTGAAAGTGTTAATTATATGATCCGAATCAAAAAATGCATGATTTTATAATTTACCTATGTTATATGATTTATAGGTATTTGCTCAAGGGTCACAACAACTGAGCCAGAAAATTGGTAGTCGACAGAAAAACAA from Lathyrus oleraceus cultivar Zhongwan6 chromosome 1, CAAS_Psat_ZW6_1.0, whole genome shotgun sequence includes:
- the LOC127096774 gene encoding uncharacterized protein LOC127096774, whose product is MASDQENSQDANAPDDTSEKEITRGITIMKSIIRDRDKAVTYNVNWNADNQLIGSNAAKLASYIGTLVRMHIPITATRWSNKELGSAKDKIWTEILRSFNIEDTTIRKKYILQLAGKRHRGWRTFLTNKYLKDKEKKFVEYDPEYPVKYAIFITEEEWVAFVDQRRDENFKKVSATNRERASNPTYAYKKGRLGYARLEEKILDETKSDATSLPPHVLWKEARVGKDGTVRDDVQHIYDECETLSQSISTAEDQENRSVLSRALNVPEYPGRVRGKGHGCTPTSLYKNPRRRNPSNQEVMETLQALQAQVLQLQKDNERYRCMEKCSSQLKETSEKASINCQNKFPEGISSCQLYLSSPTYRLVGKGKVHNTSGDLLHHRPLPDGHLKVSVDVVLDKDALLPIPDIVSETTLLRDAIGSFVAWPLDLIFIDDETPTKPASKDNGILRHNESVASQKEVFAQGSQQLSQKIGSRQKNKRDLPVTSLPKKGAFVPRYQISLETLVDSSDMATAGAIRLLDMEEDIFGYSCTETIRKEDLEHIFRHQELGVGVIHTYIRFLYDNFMRGNDQLSNRFRFVSSSLVNKALICREPDSCREYLVKRFMASSTNNLYLWPYNSGCHWLLLAIDPLKEVVYFLNSIDGEWTNYPDMKQLVDTSIKVFRSQRQARVPRTKSSNITWIKVQALIGSGNPKTLKRIENGWKQIEMHEISSQLLLLRAWPVCSSTARTVSSDS